A single Capricornis sumatraensis isolate serow.1 chromosome 20, serow.2, whole genome shotgun sequence DNA region contains:
- the RTN2 gene encoding reticulon-2 isoform X1 — MGQVLPVFAHCKEAPSTASSTPDSTEGGNDDSDFRELHTAREFSEDDEEETTSQDWGTPRELTFSYIAFDGVVGSGARRDSAARRPRPQGRSVSEPRDLPPQPGLGDSLESIPSLSQSPEPGRRGDPSSAPPAERPPEDLGLQLDQLGWATRGAVTAEDSATSSSTPLEDEEPEGSVAGEAGKELDLPLGFVQSSPLEVFTPQPSPVSGIPQTPTPSPPRSQSRDSNSSPDEPLLDEKEEEPWGQLEREPITGQCLDSTDQSEFTLESHVLVVDLLHWKDAKTSGVVFTGLMVSLLSLLHFSIVSVAAHVALLLLCGTISLRVYRKVLQAVHRGDGANPFQAYLDVDLTLTREQTERLSQQIASRVVSAAIQLRHFFLVEDLVDSLKLALLFYILTFVGAVFNGLTLLILGVIGVFTVPLLYRQHQAQIDQYVGLVTNQLSHIKTKIRAKIPGTGALASVAAAVSGPKAKAE; from the exons ATGGGGCAGGTCCTGCCGGTCTTCGCCCACTGCA AAGAAGCTCCGTCTACAGCTTCATCTacccctgactccacagaag GAGGGAACGACGATTCGGATTTTCGGGAGCTGCATACAGCCCGGGAATTCTCGGAGGACGACGAGGAGGAGACCACGTCGCAGGACTGGGGCACTCCCCGGGAGCTGACCTTCTCCTACATCGCCTTCGACGGTGTGGTGGGCTCTGGGGCTCGCAGGGATTCAGCCGCTCGCCGCCCACGGCCCCAGGGCCGCTCAGTCTCGGAGCCGCGAGACCTGCCCCCTCAGCCCGGCCTGGGCGACAGCTTGGAAAGCATCCCCAGCCTGAGCCAATCCCCAGAGCCCGGGCGTCGAGGTGACCCCAGTTCTGCCCCTCCAGCTGAGCGCCCCCCGGAGGACCTGGGGCTCCAGCTGGATCAGCTAGGCTGGGCGACCCGGGGAGCAGTGACTGCGGAGGACTCTGCCACCAGTAGCTCCACTCCGCTGGAAGACGAGGAGCCCGAAGGATCAGTGGCTGGAGAGGCTGGGAAAG AATTGGACCTACCACTCGGATTTGTGCAGTCCTCGCCGCTGGAAGTCTTTACTCCACAGCCCAGCCCTGTCTCTGGGATCCCCcagacccccaccccatccccgccTCGATCCCAATCCCGGGATTCGAACTCTTCGCCGGATGAGCCCTTGCTGGACGAGAAGGAGGAAGAGCCCTGGGGGCAACTGGAGCGGGAGCCAATCACGGGGCAGTGCCTCGATAGCACGGACCAATCAGAATTCACATTGGAATCACACGTTCTAG TGGTGGACCTGCTGCACTGGAAGGACGCGAAGACGTCAGGAGTGGTCTTCACAGGCCTCATGGTCTCCCTGCTAAGCCTCCTGCACTTTAGCATCGTGTCCGTGGCCGCCCACGTGGCCCTGTTGCTGCTCTGCGGCACCATCTCTCTCAGGGTTTACCGAAAAGTGCTGCAGGCCGTGCACCGGGGGGATGGCGCCAACCCCTTCCA GGCCTACCTGGATGTGGACCTGACCCTGACTCGGGAGCAGACTGAACGTTTGTCCCAGCAGATTGCCTCCCGTGTGGTTTCTGCGGCCATACAGCTGCGGCATTTCTTTCTGGTAGAAGACCTCGTGGACTCCCTCAAG CTGGCCCTTCTCTTCTACATCTTGACCTTCGTGGGTGCCGTCTTCAACGGTTTGACTCTTCTCATTCTGG GAGTGATCGGTGTATTCACAGTCCCTCTGCTATATCGACAGCACCAG GCCCAGATTGATCAGTATGTGGGATTGGTGACCAATCAGTTGAGCCACATCAAAACTAA GATCCGAGCTAAAATCCCAGGGACCGGAGCCCTTGCCTCGGTAGCAGCTGCAGTCTCCGGACCCAAAGCCAAAGCCGAATGA
- the RTN2 gene encoding reticulon-2 isoform X2 — protein sequence MGSKVVDLLHWKDAKTSGVVFTGLMVSLLSLLHFSIVSVAAHVALLLLCGTISLRVYRKVLQAVHRGDGANPFQAYLDVDLTLTREQTERLSQQIASRVVSAAIQLRHFFLVEDLVDSLKLALLFYILTFVGAVFNGLTLLILGVIGVFTVPLLYRQHQAQIDQYVGLVTNQLSHIKTKIRAKIPGTGALASVAAAVSGPKAKAE from the exons ATGGGGAGTAAAG TGGTGGACCTGCTGCACTGGAAGGACGCGAAGACGTCAGGAGTGGTCTTCACAGGCCTCATGGTCTCCCTGCTAAGCCTCCTGCACTTTAGCATCGTGTCCGTGGCCGCCCACGTGGCCCTGTTGCTGCTCTGCGGCACCATCTCTCTCAGGGTTTACCGAAAAGTGCTGCAGGCCGTGCACCGGGGGGATGGCGCCAACCCCTTCCA GGCCTACCTGGATGTGGACCTGACCCTGACTCGGGAGCAGACTGAACGTTTGTCCCAGCAGATTGCCTCCCGTGTGGTTTCTGCGGCCATACAGCTGCGGCATTTCTTTCTGGTAGAAGACCTCGTGGACTCCCTCAAG CTGGCCCTTCTCTTCTACATCTTGACCTTCGTGGGTGCCGTCTTCAACGGTTTGACTCTTCTCATTCTGG GAGTGATCGGTGTATTCACAGTCCCTCTGCTATATCGACAGCACCAG GCCCAGATTGATCAGTATGTGGGATTGGTGACCAATCAGTTGAGCCACATCAAAACTAA GATCCGAGCTAAAATCCCAGGGACCGGAGCCCTTGCCTCGGTAGCAGCTGCAGTCTCCGGACCCAAAGCCAAAGCCGAATGA
- the PPM1N gene encoding probable protein phosphatase 1N: MAALARLLERLLWPARKEEEMEEEEGCRSPNRPESLLDAPRCAQRPHGGAAAAWGLRFGASAVQGWRAHMEDAHCACLALPGLPPGWAFFAVLDGHGGARAALFGARHLKGQVLEALGPEPSEPQGVCEALRRAFLSADARLRALWPRGEPGGSTAVALLVSPRFLYLAHCGDSRAVLSRAGAVAFSTEDHRPIRPRERERIHDAGGTISRRRLEGSLAVSRALGDFAYKEAPGRPPEQQLVSAEPEVTALARQAEDEFMLLASDGVWDAMSGSALAGLVASRLCLGLAPELLCAQLLDTCLCKGSLDNMTCLLVCFPGAPRPCEEAVRKEVLLDAALGHRVAELCASASEPPSLNTVFRTLASEDIPDLPPGGGLYCKATVIAEAYSQFCQASRQHCVKGQKGAEEPTGAHSISALHLEA; the protein is encoded by the exons ATGGCGGCCCTTGCCCGCCTGCTGGAACGTCTCCTTTGGCCAGCCCGCAAGGAAgaggagatggaggaagaggagggatgCAGGTCTCCCAACCGGCCTGAGTCCCTCCTAGACGCGCCGCGTTGCGCCCAGCGGCCGCACGGGGGTGCGGCGGCGGCGTGGGGTCTACGCTTCGGGGCTAGCGCAGTACAGGGCTGGCGCGCACACATGGAGGACGCTCATTGCGCTTGCCTTGCGCTACCCGGGCTGCCCCCGGGCTGGGCTTTCTTCGCAGTCCTCGACGGCCACGGCGGGGCAAGAGCCGCCCTCTTCGGCGCGCGCCACCTGAAGGGCCAAGTACTTGAGGCGCTGGGCCCGGAGCCCAGCGAGCCCCAGGGCGTATGCGAAGCACTGCGCCGCGCCTTTCTGAGCGCAGACGCGCGCCTGCGTGCGCTCTGGCCCCGCGGCGAGCCGGGGGGCTCCACCGCTGTGGCGTTACTGGTTTCCCCGCGCTTTCTGTACCTGGCGCACTGCGGTGACTCTCGCGCGGTACTGAGTCGCGCCGGCGCCGTGGCCTTCAGCACCGAGGACCATCGGCCCATCCGTCCCCGAGAACGTGAACGCATCCATGACGCGGGCGGCACCATCAGCCGTCGGCGCCTCGAGGGCTCTTTGGCAGTGTCCAGAGCACTGGGAGACTTTGCCTACAAAGAGGCTCCGGGAAGGCCCCCGGAACAGCAACTCGTTTCCGCGGAGCCTGAGGTGACCGCCCTGGCACGCCAAGCGGAGGACGAGTTCATGCTCTTGGCTTCTGATGGCGTGTGGGATGCGATGTCCGGGTCTGCCCTAGCGGGACTGGTGGCATCGCGCCTCTGTTTGGGCTTGGCCCCAGAGCTTCTCTGCGCGCAGCTGTTGGACACGTGTCTTTGCAAG GGCAGCCTGGAcaacatgacctgcctcctggtcTGCTTTCCGGGGGCTCCCAGACCTTGTGAGGAGGCCGTCAGGAAGGAGGTACTGCTCGATGCAGCCCTGGGACACAGAGTTGCAG AGCTGTGTGCCTCTGCCTCAGAGCCCCCCAGCTTGAACACAGTTTTCAGGACTCTGGCCTCTGAGGACATCCCGGATTTACCTCCTGGGGGAGGGCTCTACTGCAA GGCCACAGTCATCGCTGAAGCTTATTCTCAGTTCTGCCAGGCCTCAAGACAGCACTGTGTG AAGGGGCAGAAAGGGGCTGAGGAACCCACTGGCGCCCATTCAATCTCTGCCTTGCACTTGGAGGCTTAA
- the VASP gene encoding vasodilator-stimulated phosphoprotein isoform X1 — protein MSETVVCTSRATVMLYDDSNKRWLPAGTGPQAFSRVQIYHNPTANSFRVVGRKMQPDQQVVINCAIVRGVKYNQATPNFHQWRDARQVWGLNFGSKEDATQFANGMASALEALEGGGPPPPPPPTAPPTWSAQNGPSPEEMEQQKRQQQSELMERERRASNAGGPPAPPAGAPPPPPGPPPPPGPPPPPGLSSSGVSATTQGAGGGPPPAPPLPTAQGPSGGGTGAPSLASAIAGAKLRKVSKQEEASAGPVAPKAESSRSTGGGLMEEMNAMLARRRKATQVGEKPAKDESANQEESDARVPAHSESVRRPWEKNSTTLPRMKSSSSVATSEAHPPTPSSSDESDLERVKQELLEEVRKELQRVKEEIIEAFVQELRKRGAP, from the exons ATGAG TGAGACGGTTGTGTGCACCAGCCGGGCCACGGTGATGCTCTATGATGACAGCAACAAGCGCTGGCTGCCCGCCGGCACAGGCCCACAGGCCTTCAGCCGCGTCCAGATCTATCACAACCCCACCGCCAACTCCTTCCGGGTGGTCGGCCGCAAGATGCAGCCAGACCAGCAG gTGGTCATCAACTGTGCCATCGTCCGAGGTGTCAAGTATAACCAAGCCACCCCCAACTTCCACCAGTGGCGTGATGCCCGGCAAGTCTGGGGCCTCAACTTTGGCAGCAAGGAGGATGCCACGCAGTTTGCCAACGGCATGGCCAGCGCCCTAGAGGCCTTGGAAG GAGGtgggcccccgcccccaccaccacctaCAGCGCCTCCCACTTGGTCTGCCCAGAATGGCCCCTCGCCAGAGGAGATGGAGCAGCAGAAAAG gcagCAGCAGTCAGAGCTCATGGAGCGGGAGCGCAGAGCCTCCAACGCAG gaGGCCCGCCTGCTCCCCCAGCTGGGGCACCACCACCGCCCCCGGGACCTCCCCCTCCTCCgggtccacccccaccccctggtcTCTCCTCCTCAGGGGTCTCGGCCACCACACAGGGAGCAGGGGGAGGCCCACCCCCGGcaccccctctccccacagcACAAGGCCCCAGTGGTGGAGGGACCGGGGCCCCCAGCCTGGCCTCAGCCATTGCCGGTGCCAAACTCAGGAAAGTTAGCAAG CAGGAGGAGGCTTCAGCGGGGCCCGTGGCCCCCAAAGCTGAGAGCAGTCGAAGCACGGGCGGAGGCCTCATGGAGGAGATGAACGCCATGCTGGCCCGGAG AAGGAAAGCCACGCAAGTTGGAGAGAAACCCGCCAAGGATGAATCTGCCAAT CAGGAGGAGTCAGACGCCAGAGTCCCAGCCCACAGTG AATCTGTGCGGAGACCCTGGGAGAAGAACAGCACAACCTTGCCAAG GATGAAGTCGTCTTCTTCAGTGGCCACTTCCGAGGCCCACCCACCTACGCCTAGCTCCAGTGACGAGTCAGACCTGGAGAGGGTGAAACAG GAGCTTCTGGAAGAGGTGAGGAAGGAATTGcagagagtgaaagaggaaataaTTGAAG CCTTTGTCCAGGAGCTGAGGAAGCGGGGTGCCCCCTGA
- the VASP gene encoding vasodilator-stimulated phosphoprotein isoform X3, translating into MSETVVCTSRATVMLYDDSNKRWLPAGTGPQAFSRVQIYHNPTANSFRVVGRKMQPDQQVVINCAIVRGVKYNQATPNFHQWRDARQVWGLNFGSKEDATQFANGMASALEALEGGGPPPPPPPTAPPTWSAQNGPSPEEMEQQKRQQQSELMERERRASNAGGPPAPPAGAPPPPPGPPPPPGPPPPPGLSSSGVSATTQGAGGGPPPAPPLPTAQGPSGGGTGAPSLASAIAGAKLRKVSKQEEASAGPVAPKAESSRSTGGGLMEEMNAMLARRRKATQVGEKPAKDESANEESDARVPAHSESVRRPWEKNSTTLPRMKSSSSVATSEAHPPTPSSSDESDLERVKQELLEEVRKELQRVKEEIIEAFVQELRKRGAP; encoded by the exons ATGAG TGAGACGGTTGTGTGCACCAGCCGGGCCACGGTGATGCTCTATGATGACAGCAACAAGCGCTGGCTGCCCGCCGGCACAGGCCCACAGGCCTTCAGCCGCGTCCAGATCTATCACAACCCCACCGCCAACTCCTTCCGGGTGGTCGGCCGCAAGATGCAGCCAGACCAGCAG gTGGTCATCAACTGTGCCATCGTCCGAGGTGTCAAGTATAACCAAGCCACCCCCAACTTCCACCAGTGGCGTGATGCCCGGCAAGTCTGGGGCCTCAACTTTGGCAGCAAGGAGGATGCCACGCAGTTTGCCAACGGCATGGCCAGCGCCCTAGAGGCCTTGGAAG GAGGtgggcccccgcccccaccaccacctaCAGCGCCTCCCACTTGGTCTGCCCAGAATGGCCCCTCGCCAGAGGAGATGGAGCAGCAGAAAAG gcagCAGCAGTCAGAGCTCATGGAGCGGGAGCGCAGAGCCTCCAACGCAG gaGGCCCGCCTGCTCCCCCAGCTGGGGCACCACCACCGCCCCCGGGACCTCCCCCTCCTCCgggtccacccccaccccctggtcTCTCCTCCTCAGGGGTCTCGGCCACCACACAGGGAGCAGGGGGAGGCCCACCCCCGGcaccccctctccccacagcACAAGGCCCCAGTGGTGGAGGGACCGGGGCCCCCAGCCTGGCCTCAGCCATTGCCGGTGCCAAACTCAGGAAAGTTAGCAAG CAGGAGGAGGCTTCAGCGGGGCCCGTGGCCCCCAAAGCTGAGAGCAGTCGAAGCACGGGCGGAGGCCTCATGGAGGAGATGAACGCCATGCTGGCCCGGAG AAGGAAAGCCACGCAAGTTGGAGAGAAACCCGCCAAGGATGAATCTGCCAAT GAGGAGTCAGACGCCAGAGTCCCAGCCCACAGTG AATCTGTGCGGAGACCCTGGGAGAAGAACAGCACAACCTTGCCAAG GATGAAGTCGTCTTCTTCAGTGGCCACTTCCGAGGCCCACCCACCTACGCCTAGCTCCAGTGACGAGTCAGACCTGGAGAGGGTGAAACAG GAGCTTCTGGAAGAGGTGAGGAAGGAATTGcagagagtgaaagaggaaataaTTGAAG CCTTTGTCCAGGAGCTGAGGAAGCGGGGTGCCCCCTGA
- the VASP gene encoding vasodilator-stimulated phosphoprotein isoform X2, with translation MSETVVCTSRATVMLYDDSNKRWLPAGTGPQAFSRVQIYHNPTANSFRVVGRKMQPDQQVVINCAIVRGVKYNQATPNFHQWRDARQVWGLNFGSKEDATQFANGMASALEALEGGGPPPPPPPTAPPTWSAQNGPSPEEMEQQKRQQQSELMERERRASNAGGPPAPPAGAPPPPPGPPPPPGPPPPPGLSSSGVSATTQGAGGGPPPAPPLPTAQGPSGGGTGAPSLASAIAGAKLRKVSKEEASAGPVAPKAESSRSTGGGLMEEMNAMLARRRKATQVGEKPAKDESANQEESDARVPAHSESVRRPWEKNSTTLPRMKSSSSVATSEAHPPTPSSSDESDLERVKQELLEEVRKELQRVKEEIIEAFVQELRKRGAP, from the exons ATGAG TGAGACGGTTGTGTGCACCAGCCGGGCCACGGTGATGCTCTATGATGACAGCAACAAGCGCTGGCTGCCCGCCGGCACAGGCCCACAGGCCTTCAGCCGCGTCCAGATCTATCACAACCCCACCGCCAACTCCTTCCGGGTGGTCGGCCGCAAGATGCAGCCAGACCAGCAG gTGGTCATCAACTGTGCCATCGTCCGAGGTGTCAAGTATAACCAAGCCACCCCCAACTTCCACCAGTGGCGTGATGCCCGGCAAGTCTGGGGCCTCAACTTTGGCAGCAAGGAGGATGCCACGCAGTTTGCCAACGGCATGGCCAGCGCCCTAGAGGCCTTGGAAG GAGGtgggcccccgcccccaccaccacctaCAGCGCCTCCCACTTGGTCTGCCCAGAATGGCCCCTCGCCAGAGGAGATGGAGCAGCAGAAAAG gcagCAGCAGTCAGAGCTCATGGAGCGGGAGCGCAGAGCCTCCAACGCAG gaGGCCCGCCTGCTCCCCCAGCTGGGGCACCACCACCGCCCCCGGGACCTCCCCCTCCTCCgggtccacccccaccccctggtcTCTCCTCCTCAGGGGTCTCGGCCACCACACAGGGAGCAGGGGGAGGCCCACCCCCGGcaccccctctccccacagcACAAGGCCCCAGTGGTGGAGGGACCGGGGCCCCCAGCCTGGCCTCAGCCATTGCCGGTGCCAAACTCAGGAAAGTTAGCAAG GAGGAGGCTTCAGCGGGGCCCGTGGCCCCCAAAGCTGAGAGCAGTCGAAGCACGGGCGGAGGCCTCATGGAGGAGATGAACGCCATGCTGGCCCGGAG AAGGAAAGCCACGCAAGTTGGAGAGAAACCCGCCAAGGATGAATCTGCCAAT CAGGAGGAGTCAGACGCCAGAGTCCCAGCCCACAGTG AATCTGTGCGGAGACCCTGGGAGAAGAACAGCACAACCTTGCCAAG GATGAAGTCGTCTTCTTCAGTGGCCACTTCCGAGGCCCACCCACCTACGCCTAGCTCCAGTGACGAGTCAGACCTGGAGAGGGTGAAACAG GAGCTTCTGGAAGAGGTGAGGAAGGAATTGcagagagtgaaagaggaaataaTTGAAG CCTTTGTCCAGGAGCTGAGGAAGCGGGGTGCCCCCTGA